A window of Candidatus Bathyarchaeota archaeon contains these coding sequences:
- a CDS encoding PQQ-binding-like beta-propeller repeat protein produces the protein MGIIITAILIVSIGAMTLANAHTPPWQIPTYAYCSVAPNPAGIGQTVTIGMWVQIPPPTASGTNGDRWHGFTVTITDPDGIKTTLGPFTSDATGGTWTSFTPDKLGNYSFVVNYPGETLKGENRANPNNAYIGDYFKPSTSDVAYLTVQEEPTPPLPMTPLPTQYWTRPIQAMNYPWYKLGGNWLGLGAHSFAATGRYNATGNYNPYSNAPLAAHIMWTKPVAFGGLMGGEYGGDDTSNFYSTSQYEPKWAPIIMNGIMYYVNYPGSINNPVGWSAVNLRTGETIWTKEDQYPMTSTGAQTILRCGQILDMVNPNQFGGIAYLWSTGTPAGMRTQAGSTTWNMFDAMTGDYILSIVNGTTMNLVSDEGGNLIGYYVNSSTANQFGKPTLNCWNSTQAILYPNSQYIKGVTSDSWSWRPGQNSTIDFTRGIMWSKPVATNMSTGPFTAGTDLSGNPVTASLSINRVDCGVVLMTAVGASYFNIGFQIDAAYDAVTGEQLWIANRTLTPFTRDQITKSGYGMYFYLESATGKLRAYSLRTGELKWGPIQLKGDNGNVPVPNPYNSIGGYQTEIADGILYIMGFGGDIWAIDANTGKEVWYTSTNKLLGEAGSDTPYGVWPLWVFSGGSIAGGVYFLNVGHEYSPPLFRGAKQLAINITNGELIWEITGFDVTNAATIVDGYVTVLNAYDNQLYTYGKGPSKLTVTAPQVGVTTATPVVIRGTITDIAAGTKQEAQAANFPNGVPCVSDAIMSRWMEYVYMQQPMPDNVIGVPVTISVLDANGNYREIGTTISDGSGMFTLTWTPDIPGDYTVVASFAGTESYYPSSAETSFHADEVAPTKTAPLEISQSLADQYFIPAVAAIIIAIVIIGLILMMMVRRLPQIYFKGQKQ, from the coding sequence ATGGGAATTATAATCACAGCAATCTTGATAGTTTCAATAGGAGCAATGACACTTGCTAATGCACATACCCCACCATGGCAAATCCCAACATACGCCTATTGCAGCGTTGCACCTAACCCTGCAGGGATAGGACAAACAGTAACAATCGGCATGTGGGTCCAAATACCGCCCCCCACAGCTTCTGGAACAAACGGCGACAGATGGCACGGTTTTACCGTGACCATCACCGATCCTGATGGAATCAAAACAACGCTAGGCCCATTCACATCTGACGCCACAGGAGGAACATGGACTAGTTTCACACCTGACAAACTCGGCAATTACTCCTTCGTCGTTAACTATCCAGGAGAAACATTAAAAGGTGAAAACCGAGCAAACCCCAACAATGCATACATCGGCGACTACTTTAAGCCCTCCACCAGCGATGTAGCATACTTAACAGTGCAAGAAGAACCGACTCCCCCGCTTCCAATGACTCCTCTTCCAACACAATACTGGACACGCCCAATACAAGCAATGAACTACCCGTGGTACAAACTTGGCGGCAACTGGCTAGGCCTCGGTGCACATTCATTCGCTGCAACTGGAAGATACAACGCTACAGGCAACTATAACCCATACTCTAACGCGCCACTAGCAGCCCACATCATGTGGACAAAACCAGTCGCGTTCGGAGGCTTAATGGGAGGCGAATACGGCGGAGACGACACAAGCAACTTCTACTCAACCTCGCAGTACGAGCCAAAATGGGCGCCAATCATAATGAACGGAATAATGTACTACGTTAATTACCCTGGCAGCATAAACAACCCAGTCGGCTGGTCCGCGGTAAACTTGAGGACTGGAGAAACAATCTGGACTAAAGAAGACCAATACCCAATGACCAGCACAGGCGCACAGACGATTCTAAGATGCGGGCAAATACTAGATATGGTGAACCCCAACCAATTCGGAGGCATCGCATACTTATGGAGCACAGGTACTCCCGCAGGAATGAGAACACAGGCAGGTTCAACAACTTGGAACATGTTTGATGCAATGACAGGCGACTACATACTAAGCATCGTCAACGGCACCACAATGAACCTAGTTTCAGACGAAGGAGGAAACTTGATTGGCTACTATGTTAACTCAAGCACGGCAAACCAATTCGGCAAACCAACACTGAACTGCTGGAACTCTACGCAAGCGATTTTATACCCCAACAGCCAATACATAAAAGGCGTCACTTCCGACAGCTGGAGTTGGAGACCAGGCCAAAACAGCACCATTGACTTTACGCGTGGCATAATGTGGTCTAAACCAGTAGCCACCAACATGTCTACTGGCCCGTTCACAGCAGGAACTGATCTGTCAGGTAACCCAGTAACAGCATCTCTATCTATTAACAGGGTTGACTGCGGCGTTGTGCTTATGACAGCGGTGGGTGCATCATACTTTAACATCGGCTTCCAAATCGACGCAGCATACGATGCCGTAACGGGAGAACAATTATGGATCGCTAACCGAACGCTAACACCTTTCACACGGGACCAAATAACCAAATCTGGCTACGGAATGTACTTCTATCTTGAATCAGCCACAGGCAAGTTAAGGGCTTACAGCTTGAGAACAGGTGAACTGAAATGGGGCCCAATACAACTCAAAGGCGACAACGGAAACGTTCCAGTACCTAACCCATATAACAGCATCGGCGGCTACCAAACTGAAATCGCTGACGGCATCCTCTACATTATGGGCTTCGGAGGCGACATATGGGCTATCGACGCAAACACAGGTAAAGAAGTCTGGTACACAAGCACCAACAAACTCTTAGGCGAGGCTGGATCAGACACGCCATACGGTGTATGGCCACTGTGGGTCTTTAGCGGTGGTTCAATCGCTGGAGGAGTGTACTTCCTTAACGTAGGTCATGAGTACAGCCCACCACTGTTTCGTGGAGCTAAGCAACTGGCTATAAACATCACCAACGGAGAGCTAATTTGGGAAATAACCGGATTTGACGTGACGAACGCAGCCACCATCGTAGACGGTTATGTGACAGTGTTAAATGCATATGACAACCAACTATACACCTACGGTAAAGGACCAAGCAAATTAACTGTTACCGCACCTCAAGTAGGCGTTACAACCGCCACACCAGTAGTAATAAGAGGCACCATTACCGACATTGCGGCAGGCACAAAACAAGAAGCGCAAGCAGCCAACTTCCCCAACGGCGTACCATGCGTCTCTGACGCTATCATGAGCCGCTGGATGGAATACGTCTACATGCAACAACCAATGCCAGACAATGTAATCGGCGTTCCAGTCACCATAAGCGTCCTAGATGCAAACGGCAACTACCGAGAAATCGGCACCACAATAAGCGATGGCAGCGGCATGTTCACCTTAACATGGACTCCTGACATACCTGGCGATTACACAGTAGTCGCTAGCTTTGCAGGTACAGAATCGTACTATCCATCATCCGCTGAAACATCATTCCACGCAGACGAAGTAGCCCCAACAAAAACGGCGCCACTGGAGATTTCACAGTCATTAGCTGACCAATACTTCATACCAGCCGTAGCTGCAATCATCATCGCCATCGTCATAATCGGCTTAATACTAATGATGATGGTAAGAAGACTACCGCAAATATATTTCAAAGGGCAAAAACAGTAA
- a CDS encoding PAS domain S-box protein — protein sequence MVELSENSTNVASKAKKASVNVGENKSASSISSCDVSLYNERLKDILDNIPSAVVVIEKPDGMVTYANKRALELHGTDPRGIKLKKHATSLRLLTLDGKVCPTKELYTYRALYNEETLRDAPIIIERPDGQRSIVNVSVKPLYDKDGKVNAAIAVFDDITERTKTEQALKESEERLNMAQRIAHLGSWEYYVKEDRAVWSEELFRIFGLPVQKYGPKVTDYVAQIHPDDREPMNKIMERVLFAEGLGSTVSFDYRIIRQDGSVRMIHSERMVREVDEHNKPVRIAGIEQDITERKQNEQKLEEYAKNLERLVEERTKKIFESEQSYRELYESFGEAFIATDWELNVIHWNKAAERITKISAEEALGKKIYDIFPEMGSIDITNCYGSLRDRKPARFMMNTVSRETGNEAVFEISTYPSTVGIIIIVEDKTVEERTKRLSAIGQTAGMIGHDIRNPLQAIAGELFLMTQEIENSPDSQCKRNVQESLNAIQQQVDYMNKILSDLQDYARPLKPELVEVDLCTAIPQLLSTVPVPSNVQAFAECDRQLPKLKLDLTFLQRILINLATNAIQAMPNGGKLTIKAFQQDDSVCITVSDTGVGIPDDIKPKLFQPLMTTKARGQGFGLAVVKRLIEAQGGTINFESKEGKGTQFKITFPR from the coding sequence ATGGTCGAGTTATCAGAAAACTCCACCAACGTAGCCTCGAAAGCAAAAAAAGCTTCTGTTAATGTCGGTGAAAATAAAAGTGCGAGTTCTATCTCTTCGTGTGATGTATCTCTCTATAATGAACGTCTCAAAGATATTTTAGACAATATCCCCTCAGCCGTGGTTGTTATTGAAAAACCCGATGGCATGGTAACCTACGCGAACAAGAGAGCCCTTGAGCTTCACGGTACAGACCCTCGTGGCATCAAATTAAAAAAGCACGCCACGTCTTTAAGGCTTTTAACATTAGATGGTAAGGTTTGCCCAACGAAAGAACTCTACACTTACAGGGCATTGTATAATGAAGAGACACTGCGTGATGCACCAATAATTATTGAACGCCCAGACGGGCAGCGTTCCATCGTTAATGTAAGCGTAAAGCCACTCTATGATAAAGACGGCAAAGTGAATGCCGCCATAGCAGTTTTTGATGACATAACCGAGCGCACTAAAACAGAACAAGCACTAAAAGAAAGTGAAGAACGCTTGAATATGGCGCAGCGAATCGCTCATTTAGGAAGCTGGGAATACTACGTCAAAGAAGATAGGGCAGTTTGGTCTGAAGAACTATTCCGAATTTTTGGTCTTCCAGTCCAAAAATATGGTCCAAAAGTAACTGATTATGTTGCACAAATTCATCCTGATGACCGTGAACCGATGAACAAGATTATGGAGCGGGTTCTTTTCGCTGAGGGGTTGGGGTCAACGGTAAGTTTTGATTATCGCATTATTCGTCAAGATGGCTCTGTTCGCATGATTCATTCGGAGCGTATGGTTAGAGAAGTTGATGAGCATAACAAGCCCGTGAGGATAGCTGGGATTGAGCAGGACATAACAGAGCGCAAACAGAATGAACAGAAGCTAGAGGAATATGCAAAGAACTTGGAGAGGCTTGTAGAGGAGCGTACAAAGAAAATCTTTGAGAGTGAGCAAAGCTACAGAGAACTATACGAGAGTTTTGGAGAGGCGTTCATTGCCACTGACTGGGAGCTAAACGTTATTCACTGGAACAAAGCAGCAGAACGTATAACCAAAATATCTGCTGAAGAGGCGTTAGGTAAAAAGATTTATGACATTTTCCCCGAAATGGGTTCCATTGATATAACCAATTGTTATGGGTCCTTGCGTGATAGAAAGCCTGCACGGTTTATGATGAATACTGTAAGCCGAGAAACAGGTAATGAAGCGGTTTTTGAAATTTCAACATATCCTTCCACAGTCGGAATCATCATTATTGTCGAGGACAAAACCGTGGAAGAACGAACTAAACGTTTATCAGCTATAGGTCAAACGGCAGGCATGATTGGTCACGACATCCGTAATCCCTTACAAGCTATTGCAGGCGAATTGTTCTTAATGACGCAGGAAATTGAAAATTCACCTGATAGCCAATGCAAAAGAAACGTGCAGGAAAGTTTGAATGCAATCCAGCAGCAAGTGGATTATATGAATAAGATTCTCTCTGACCTGCAAGACTATGCTAGACCATTAAAACCTGAACTAGTGGAAGTCGACCTCTGCACGGCTATTCCTCAGTTGCTCTCAACGGTCCCTGTTCCCAGCAATGTGCAAGCGTTTGCAGAATGCGATAGGCAACTGCCAAAGCTGAAGCTGGACTTAACTTTCTTGCAGAGAATTTTGATAAACCTTGCAACAAACGCTATTCAAGCCATGCCAAACGGCGGCAAACTAACAATAAAAGCCTTCCAGCAAGACGATAGCGTATGCATTACTGTTTCGGATACGGGAGTTGGTATTCCAGACGATATTAAACCAAAATTGTTCCAACCACTTATGACTACAAAAGCGAGAGGACAAGGCTTCGGATTAGCCGTGGTTAAACGCCTTATCGAAGCGCAAGGTGGAACCATAAACTTTGAAAGCAAAGAGGGCAAAGGCACCCAATTCAAAATAACCTTCCCCAGATAA
- the lysS gene encoding lysine--tRNA ligase: protein MSEETIGRGTWYDMMAKKVIDREKELGRSLSLVRTEMGLGASGFPHIGSLGDAARSYAVTLALKGLGVNSELVAYCDDKDGLRKVPAGLSKAELEKYLGYPVSSIPDPFGCHESYGKHMSSLLLESLDKCGIQYKYFSAKEVYEKGLLLNEIRTILTNAKQVGEIVKQEVGQDTYTEVLPFFAVCHNCGRIYTTRAYSFDPKTDKVHYKCEGLEIRGRKIEGCGYEGEADITKGEGKLTWKGEFAARWKALDIRFEAYGKDIADSVKINDRVCREVLCFEPPSHAKYEMFLDKGGKKISKSAGNVFTPQVWFQYGSPQSLLLLMLKRFVGTRTLDVSDIPAYMNELDYLEDVYFGKKQVGEKEKTKLKGLLEYCYVTKPPAKPSVHVPYNLMAFLVKMAPKECLNDYVAEKLQSYGYLQKNQALDAGLMQRIEYASNWIRDFEEIKETEVTLTDVEKKAVSQLIEKLQGEDNADKIQNAIFSSAKDNGIKPAAFFKLLYQILMGAPQGPRLGPYVLAMGKQNVTAALERVLKKS from the coding sequence ATGAGTGAAGAAACTATCGGTCGCGGCACATGGTATGACATGATGGCTAAGAAAGTCATAGATAGAGAGAAAGAGCTTGGTCGCAGTTTAAGTTTAGTGCGAACAGAGATGGGTCTTGGCGCTTCAGGTTTTCCTCATATCGGAAGCTTGGGCGATGCCGCGCGTTCCTATGCGGTTACGCTTGCGCTAAAAGGATTAGGTGTTAATTCCGAGTTGGTTGCTTACTGCGACGATAAAGATGGCTTACGTAAGGTTCCCGCTGGCTTATCAAAAGCAGAGTTAGAGAAGTATCTGGGTTATCCAGTTTCAAGTATTCCTGACCCCTTTGGATGCCACGAAAGTTACGGCAAACACATGAGTTCTCTGCTGCTGGAATCTCTGGATAAGTGTGGCATCCAATACAAGTACTTCTCAGCTAAGGAAGTTTACGAGAAAGGTTTACTCCTAAACGAAATCCGCACCATCCTGACGAACGCCAAACAAGTAGGCGAAATCGTTAAACAAGAGGTGGGGCAAGACACTTACACAGAAGTTTTACCCTTCTTTGCTGTATGCCACAATTGCGGTCGCATCTACACCACACGGGCTTACTCGTTTGACCCAAAAACCGACAAAGTTCACTACAAATGTGAGGGCTTAGAAATCCGCGGCAGGAAAATCGAGGGTTGTGGCTACGAAGGCGAAGCAGACATAACAAAAGGCGAAGGCAAACTCACTTGGAAAGGCGAATTCGCCGCGCGATGGAAGGCTTTGGATATTCGGTTTGAGGCTTACGGCAAAGACATCGCTGACTCAGTAAAAATAAACGACCGCGTCTGCCGCGAAGTGCTCTGCTTTGAACCCCCATCACACGCAAAGTACGAAATGTTTCTTGACAAGGGCGGGAAAAAAATCTCCAAGTCCGCTGGCAACGTGTTCACCCCGCAAGTGTGGTTCCAGTACGGTTCGCCTCAATCGTTGCTTTTGCTGATGCTTAAACGGTTTGTCGGAACCCGCACCTTAGACGTTTCAGACATTCCAGCGTACATGAATGAGCTTGACTATTTAGAGGATGTTTACTTTGGCAAAAAGCAAGTTGGCGAAAAAGAAAAAACCAAACTCAAAGGCTTGCTTGAATACTGCTATGTTACTAAGCCGCCTGCAAAACCCAGCGTTCACGTACCCTACAACCTGATGGCTTTTCTGGTCAAGATGGCTCCTAAAGAGTGCCTAAACGACTATGTGGCTGAGAAATTGCAGAGTTATGGTTACCTCCAAAAGAACCAAGCCTTAGATGCTGGTTTGATGCAACGCATAGAGTACGCGTCAAATTGGATTAGGGATTTTGAGGAAATCAAGGAAACCGAAGTAACCCTCACTGACGTGGAGAAGAAAGCAGTTAGCCAGCTTATTGAAAAACTACAGGGGGAAGATAACGCAGACAAAATCCAAAACGCCATCTTTTCCTCCGCCAAAGACAACGGTATAAAACCCGCCGCCTTCTTCAAGTTGCTATACCAAATTTTGATGGGCGCACCGCAAGGTCCACGTTTAGGGCCATATGTACTTGCTATGGGCAAACAAAACGTAACTGCTGCCCTTGAAAGGGTCTTAAAGAAAAGCTAA
- a CDS encoding SPFH domain-containing protein — protein MPQVIEWTNVGSEAIVWRYPNEEITWGAQLIVKEYEMAVFFRDGKAYDVFGPGRHTLTTLNLPILTSLLTRLAGFGGNKPFKATVLFISTKVFAGKWGTRAQTTELAPLQVYGQFWFKVGDASLFVNEVVGGQSAYTTDQVNTFLRGFLNEKIIDELSHYDLITVFTRLDETSVIVKNTLIDYFKRVGIELTDLRFEGVDTTPEYRERLFWLRTGKTAPEEVLRMETVKSAAESLGKSGGGGAALGTGMVLIPQIMTPTGTQTAPAAALVICPKCSSKVPATSKFCPECGTNLTPPSTEAIKCPKCGKSIPAHSKFCPECGNPIST, from the coding sequence ATGCCGCAAGTAATAGAATGGACAAACGTTGGCTCAGAAGCCATCGTCTGGCGTTACCCAAACGAAGAAATCACATGGGGTGCGCAACTGATCGTGAAAGAGTACGAGATGGCAGTCTTCTTTAGAGATGGAAAAGCCTACGACGTGTTCGGCCCAGGACGACACACGCTTACAACTTTGAATCTGCCAATCCTCACCAGCTTGCTGACGCGGTTAGCTGGCTTTGGCGGCAATAAACCTTTCAAAGCAACCGTCCTGTTCATCAGCACAAAAGTGTTCGCTGGCAAATGGGGCACAAGAGCACAAACCACAGAGCTTGCGCCGCTTCAGGTGTATGGGCAATTCTGGTTCAAAGTCGGCGACGCTTCATTATTTGTCAACGAGGTCGTCGGTGGACAGAGCGCGTACACAACTGACCAAGTCAACACTTTTCTCAGGGGCTTCTTGAATGAGAAAATAATTGATGAGTTAAGTCACTATGACTTAATCACGGTCTTCACGCGCCTAGACGAGACTTCAGTTATCGTCAAGAACACGCTGATTGACTACTTCAAACGAGTCGGCATCGAACTAACCGACCTGCGCTTCGAAGGCGTAGACACAACACCCGAATACCGCGAACGCCTCTTCTGGCTCAGAACAGGAAAAACTGCACCTGAAGAAGTGCTACGCATGGAAACCGTCAAAAGCGCCGCTGAATCACTTGGAAAATCAGGCGGTGGCGGTGCAGCCCTAGGAACAGGCATGGTGCTCATCCCACAAATCATGACGCCGACGGGAACCCAAACAGCCCCTGCAGCAGCACTAGTGATTTGTCCCAAATGCAGTTCGAAGGTGCCTGCGACAAGCAAGTTCTGCCCCGAATGCGGAACCAACCTTACACCTCCATCAACAGAAGCAATCAAATGCCCCAAATGCGGAAAATCCATTCCAGCGCACTCTAAATTCTGTCCAGAATGCGGCAACCCCATCTCTACTTAG